The segment CTGGCGATTTCTGGGTGTCCGGCACGGTTTCCGGCTGCGTGTCTAACTTCAGGTGGTGCTCCTTGAACCGGGAATTCGTCGAACCTGAGATCAGGTGGAAGGCTGGACACCCAATAGCAGGCCTGGACTGCGTTTACCTCGAGGTTAGAAACGGATCCATGCAGCTCGCCACCGCGAACTGCgctgaaaacaaaactttcCTTTGCGATGTGCGCAGAAACTCGACCTCCCAAAAGGGAATGCAGGCTGAGTGTGCCGACCTTTGGAACATCACCCCAGGTGACTTCgttaatttcttattaaaattttaatttagttccaTTTCTTGGTAGAGCAAATCGACTTACTTCTGAATATCAGCGTCTTTTTGACGACAACCATTTCCCtcgatttaaaagtttttataattattgcatttttaaaataaaatatatcatattcaatttttttaatttgtagtgCTTCTTGAAATGTATTGGTGTTGAAATCGGAATGGTAACTTAACTcattaaagattaatttttttgtgctttccttttttttaaagaaatatagtTGTTTTGGTATTTATATACGGTTATGagttaaactaattttatttagtttgaaatgGGTGGACTGAATGGCATAGCAACTCTGCGACAAATTGAACTTATCTCCCAGGAAGAGCCGCAGAAAATGGACAAGGCCTTCACAGCTTTCGACGAGTGCAGCGGAAAAAGTTGaaacttattaattatttaatctttgtgtaatttacaattttcatagAATTTGACGACGAGTGTGTGACTGCCTACGAAACGTACAAATGCGGCCAAGAGAAGGAGCCAAACATGATTTCCAGCATTGTCAATAATAATCTCGGCAATGCGACAGTGGTATGCCTTAATCTTCcaaaatcttcaaaataaaatacttatttCTATGATAGTACGCCCCTCCAACTCCTTGTCTTCCTCGACGCCGGACTTGCTGGCTCTcggaaaattttccttgtcaaataaatgtgataacattttttttaaatctgcagacagagtataaaatttaattaatttgacagcAAACAGCTATCGACGTTCTGAACAGCAACCCGGCAAAAATTGGTAATTTTACTCACAAATATTCATCTTTTGTTGTCAAAAATTAGATTCTTCTTCATTTAGATTACCTTGGACAGATCAAGACTTATCAGGGCAAAACATACTATGTTGGGCTTGGTGATACAAAAGGAAAGACTGtaagaagattaaaaaattaatgcacacTATAagactatatatatatatataattaataaaataaaattgcagaacGTGTCAGAGGTTTTCAAGCATTGCTGCGAGCTTGGATTTCGACTTTGGGAGCCTCAAAGTGTAAATGAAGTGACGTATATCCCACAAATAGGTATATTTCGCCCATTTTAAATGGCTCCTTAGGCAACACACagtgcatgatttttttacagtttctGTACTGAACACTGTTTTGGTGGGCGAGACAGAGTCGATAAACCACACGCACGAGGTGTGGTGCAACAGCCGCACCCTTGTGCCCGACTACTACTCTCTGTCCGATATGTGGATGAGATTCCCCTGCCAGACGTCCATCGTCGGAATCACGCAATCGAATCAAAAAATTGTAGTGGCGTTCTACCCGGAAAAGAGCATCCAAGACATGTTCATCAATCCGCAGAAATATGATTTGAGTTTGTTAAATgccttttcctcttttgtcTGCGAAAAGGTGTGAGGAAACCATGCTATCAATTTACGAgagtttgtttgcatttttttggtGGCGGGTttcaaaaaagtttgtttcgtttgaaaaaaaccaaacttaaaagttgtttttgttGTCCCTTGGGTGACAATGTTTAATATGCTCAGGAGGGGATTGttgatgaaaaaagtttgtCTAATGTTCATTATGCACATATATgcttattcaattatttctgcaGTCCATGCTCGGTTCCCAGAAGCATTTAATTCGTGCACAAGCGGGCGAGATGTACTGGAAAGGTGGAAAGGGGTTGACACCGCTGTGTTCTGCGAGACCGTTTATTTTTAGAGGTGCAACCTGCCTCCAGTGtttcccatttattttttcaaggcaTTAAAATACCCCGCCTGCTTCGAAAAGACCAGAGACGTGCATGGGCATTGATGATTTCGCAGCAAAATCCCTTTCTAGTGTTGCAATTATATGTTATGCTTTGCCAGTTTCTCTGCGGTTTGATCAATTTGTCATTGCTTCAAAAGAATTTCTGctttgatttttgtgtgtgcatttgCAATTGGGAGGCATATATTATTAGAATGTATATGGCCTCGCAAAAAGTCAATAAAGACGTAATGAATTAACTatagcatttttatattttaatttccaagtgaaaattgttaaataattaaattgtcgtTTTGCATATCCCTCATACTCTAGATTAAAAGATTGCGTGGAATATATTatgtcattttaattctaaCTTCTCTGAATCATATCATTCCCAAAAAACACTGGGGTAATTgttaattcacaaattttgcGGATATAAAAGTTTCTTCCAGGTTCAGGAAGTGTCACCATAGTAAAAACGTCTCCTCTAACAAACtaagaaaagcattttaatttaattagaaatgtaATGCGCATAAATTCCACTCGACTCGAggggaaaagaaaatttcaacattatttCTGAGTAATATATGCCGCCATGACTGCGACAGGAAGTTCTCTCGGCTGACGGCCTGattcaatagaaaaataccaatttcTGACGTCACAATTCCAGCTGGCGAATGAGtattgaaaattcttgaaattcaaaagaCGGATGACGTGACCAAAAGTGTCCGAGAATCTTTAGACGCGGACGCTTATTGAAACACTGAATTGTCTGCGTTGAACCTTCTGCAGATTCAACAAACGTCAGGAAACTCAGATCAATCGACTTAAGTCCCATACAACCACTTCaagataaattcaattatttcttgaaGCTGAAACATTCGAGTTTTAATCGAGCAAAATTGTCAACTGTCACATCTGCGCTGGCTGTGCGGACAGAGGAATTTTCCAACAGTTTGAGCGGAAATCAGTTTTATTGAAGCTTACGTGCCCCTGGGTACGTGCCTCTAAACAGGATACACGTGCAGCGACACACAGTAGAGACTCGAGGCGAAcagaggaaatttaatcagtccAGTGCGCTGCCAACTCCAAAGCGATTGCAAAATGAAGAGCGTTCTGTGGAGCTTGGttttaattcttctctttGCTCTCTGCAGTGGAGATACGAAAAATGGTGTAAGTCACACGATTTAAAGGGAGTACAAAAGAACTAACCATTATTtggataaagaaaaataaaatgaaggtCTATCAAGTTCAGCTGACTGGAAGCAACTCTGGtaaaagaaaagttttaacctttttctgtagtttaaattaattattgaatagCTCTCcgatcaaaattcaaattttgaagcaacagaggaggaaaaatatcataaaatgttgtggatttaaaaaatgtcttccttCGACGACGACAAACGGGACGAAGTTAAAGATGACGACTAATGTAATAGTTCATTGTTACTCAAGTTTGGTGTTTAATGCGATATTTAATCGAATTTTCATAGGGAAAAGCAAAAGCAAGCATTTCATCGTCATTAGGGGGACTTGGTGGGATTTCATCATTTCGTACCACGACTGCGACAGCAGGAAGCGGCGGACTGGCCGACGGACTGAATAATCAGAATAACAAGCCAACGGTTGACGTCAGTGGAGGAGGGGGTAATGAAGattaaacattaatatttcaagaaataaaatatatatgtaaataaacTCAAGGTTCTGGTAGCTCCAATGACGTCACGGACAGTGGGAACAATGCGGACAATTTGGGCAATGGAGAAAATATGAACAGTGGGGACAATTTGGGCAGCGTGGACAGTAATTCTCCTGCTGGAGGAGGAATAGGTGGTGCAGGTGGTTCAAACAACGTTGCATCAGGTGACGCAACAGCGAACCAAGGAAACGGGCAGGTCGGCGGCGACTCTTCGACGCCCTCCAGCGACGCGTCTTTAAATCCTGCAGAATCGTCTCAAAATAATGGCGCTGGTGGCACCGTGACGGACGCTTTCGGCAACAATTTGTCTACATTGGCAACAGATATTCCTGCAGATTCACTAAATAATGCTGCGAAAG is part of the Cloeon dipterum chromosome 1, ieCloDipt1.1, whole genome shotgun sequence genome and harbors:
- the LOC135943168 gene encoding N66 matrix protein, which produces MTTNGKAKASISSSLGGLGGISSFRTTTATAGSGGLADGLNNQNNKPTVDVSGGGGSGSSNDVTDSGNNADNLGNGENMNSGDNLGSVDSNSPAGGGIGGAGGSNNVASGDATANQGNGQVGGDSSTPSSDASLNPAESSQNNGAGGTVTDAFGNNLSTLATDIPADSLNNAAKLNSSSGPTAENFNNIRFPSINNHSRNNHHHDNNHNDDDESNSGPFSR